Proteins from one Embleya scabrispora genomic window:
- a CDS encoding glycerol-3-phosphate dehydrogenase/oxidase — MSTATDPTVPARAHSRAELSRGTHDLLVIGGGILGTAVAWTAAQTGLRVAMVDAGDFAGATSSASSKLVHGGLRYLQTGNLKLVAENHRERRTLARDVAPHLVRPLSFLVPVYKDGPHGSAKLGAGVFLYSALSAFGDGMGKVIGPDNALELVPALRKEGLRRAAVYGDHQMNDSRVAVTTVRAAVEAGATVLNHAEVVALRKDAGGRVTGAELRDRLDGAEFGVNARVVLNATGPWVDHLRRMEDPAAEPSIRLSKGVHLVLRQQQPWRAALTIPIDKYRVSFAIPWEEHLLLGTTDEAYEGDPGKVSPTEADIAQILDEAGNAVDPDQLRREDITYAFAGLRVLPGGAGATSEAKRETVVSEGRGGMLSVAGGKWTTYRHIGRTVMDKLAKAGVVALEQDMATPLRRVALPGSANPEAVAHRLLGEAGAEDGVDPAVARHLASHYGNLAYDLAAMVRADRSLGERIHPDGPDIWAQAAYARDHEWAMTVDDVLRRRTTVTIRGLDTPEVRARVEDLLATRPH; from the coding sequence ATGAGCACCGCCACGGATCCGACCGTCCCCGCACGCGCCCACAGCCGGGCCGAACTCTCGCGCGGCACCCACGACCTGCTCGTCATCGGCGGCGGCATCCTCGGCACGGCGGTGGCCTGGACCGCGGCCCAGACCGGCCTCCGAGTGGCCATGGTCGACGCCGGCGACTTCGCCGGCGCCACCTCGTCGGCGTCCTCCAAGCTGGTCCACGGCGGCCTGCGCTACCTCCAGACCGGCAACCTCAAGCTGGTCGCCGAGAACCACCGCGAACGCCGCACCCTGGCCCGCGACGTCGCCCCGCACCTGGTGCGCCCGCTGTCCTTCCTGGTCCCGGTCTACAAGGACGGCCCGCACGGCTCGGCCAAACTGGGCGCCGGCGTCTTCCTCTACTCGGCCCTGTCCGCGTTCGGCGATGGCATGGGCAAGGTGATCGGCCCCGACAACGCGCTCGAACTGGTCCCGGCCCTGCGCAAGGAGGGCCTGCGCCGCGCCGCGGTGTACGGCGACCACCAGATGAACGACAGCCGGGTCGCGGTGACCACCGTCCGCGCCGCGGTCGAGGCGGGCGCGACGGTGCTCAACCACGCCGAGGTGGTCGCCCTGCGCAAGGACGCCGGCGGCCGGGTCACCGGCGCCGAACTGCGCGACCGCCTCGACGGCGCCGAGTTCGGGGTGAACGCGCGCGTCGTGCTCAACGCCACCGGCCCGTGGGTGGACCACCTGCGCCGGATGGAGGACCCCGCCGCCGAGCCGAGCATCCGGCTGTCCAAGGGCGTACACCTCGTCCTGCGCCAACAGCAGCCGTGGCGCGCGGCGTTGACCATCCCGATCGACAAGTACCGGGTGTCCTTCGCCATCCCGTGGGAGGAGCACCTGCTGCTCGGCACCACCGACGAGGCGTACGAGGGCGATCCCGGCAAGGTCTCGCCGACCGAGGCCGACATCGCGCAGATCCTGGACGAGGCGGGCAACGCCGTCGACCCGGACCAACTGCGCCGCGAGGACATCACCTACGCCTTCGCCGGCCTGCGGGTGCTCCCGGGCGGGGCCGGCGCCACCAGCGAGGCCAAGCGCGAGACGGTGGTCAGCGAGGGGCGCGGCGGCATGCTGTCGGTGGCGGGCGGCAAGTGGACCACCTACCGGCACATCGGCCGCACCGTGATGGACAAGCTGGCCAAGGCCGGCGTGGTGGCGCTGGAGCAGGACATGGCCACTCCGCTGCGTCGGGTGGCGCTGCCGGGTTCGGCCAACCCCGAGGCGGTGGCCCACCGACTGCTCGGCGAGGCCGGCGCCGAGGACGGCGTCGATCCGGCGGTGGCCCGGCACCTGGCCTCGCACTACGGCAACCTGGCCTACGACCTGGCCGCGATGGTGCGCGCCGACCGCTCCCTCGGCGAGCGCATCCACCCGGACGGGCCGGACATCTGGGCCCAGGCCGCCTACGCCCGCGACCACGAGTGGGCGATGACGGTGGACGACGTGCTGCGCCGGCGGACCACGGTGACCATCCGCGGCCTGGACACCCCCGAGGTGCGGGCCCGGGTCGAGGACCTGTTGGCGACCAGGCCACACTGA
- a CDS encoding TetR/AcrR family transcriptional regulator has product MNAAPDRVPGPSRPGGRSARVQAAVHRAATELVCELGADRVTMPAVAARAGVNPTTVYRRWGTVAGLLADVALVRHDTDRPPEPTGALDEDLAGYAAWALADFSRPGGIAFFRAEVAPDPDDRRAGLARCLDRCAVRIDALLAKAAERGRVVPTRQQVIDRIIAPLYFRVVFSIPHTDEAYARALAADLLDHPDFRPGRAATG; this is encoded by the coding sequence ATGAACGCAGCCCCGGACCGGGTACCAGGTCCCAGCCGACCGGGCGGTCGCAGCGCCCGGGTGCAGGCCGCGGTGCATCGGGCGGCCACCGAACTGGTCTGCGAACTCGGCGCCGATCGGGTGACCATGCCCGCCGTCGCGGCTCGGGCGGGGGTCAACCCGACCACGGTGTACCGGCGTTGGGGCACGGTGGCCGGGCTGTTGGCGGACGTGGCGCTGGTCCGGCACGACACCGACCGGCCGCCCGAGCCCACCGGCGCGCTGGACGAGGACCTGGCCGGCTACGCGGCGTGGGCGCTGGCCGACTTCTCCCGGCCGGGCGGCATCGCGTTCTTCCGGGCCGAGGTGGCGCCCGACCCCGACGACCGGCGGGCCGGGCTGGCGAGGTGCCTGGACCGATGCGCCGTGCGGATCGACGCGCTGTTGGCCAAGGCGGCCGAGCGCGGCCGGGTGGTGCCCACTCGGCAACAGGTCATCGATCGCATCATCGCCCCGCTGTACTTCCGGGTGGTCTTCTCGATCCCGCACACGGACGAGGCGTACGCGCGGGCGCTGGCGGCCGACCTCCTCGACCACCCGGACTTCCGGCCGGGGCGCGCCGCGACGGGGTGA
- the glpK gene encoding glycerol kinase GlpK, which translates to MSDTYIAAIDQGTTSSRCIIFGADGRIVAVDQREHRQIFPRPGWVEHDAAEIWSVVQAVVAGALDRAGLRRDQIRALGITNQRETTVLWDRHTGVPVHNAIVWQDTRTDALCRELGGNVGQDRFRVETGLPLASYFAGPKIRWLLDHVEGLRERAERGDILFGTMESWVVWNLTGGPDGGVHVTDVTNASRTMLMNLETLDWDDRILRAMDVPRSVLAEIRSSAEVYGTAKGVLEGVPVASALGDQQAALFGQTCFEPGEAKSTYGTGSFLLINTGPRIVQSHHGLLSTVGYRLGKDAPVYALEGSIAVTGSLVQWMRDQMGLIATAAEIETLALTVEDNGGAYFVPAFSGLFAPYWRSDARGVIAGLTAYVNKGHIARAVLEATAWQTREVVDAMERDSGVELATLKVDGGMTANNLLMQTIADVLDAPVARPFVAETTALGAAYAAGLAVGYWPDLDSLRANWHRAAEWTSRMDEATRERGYRNWRKAVDRTMDWVEESDARPGRS; encoded by the coding sequence ATGTCCGACACGTACATCGCCGCGATCGACCAGGGCACCACGTCCAGCCGCTGCATCATCTTCGGCGCCGACGGCCGGATCGTCGCCGTCGACCAGCGCGAGCACCGGCAGATCTTCCCGCGCCCGGGGTGGGTCGAGCACGACGCCGCCGAGATCTGGAGCGTGGTGCAGGCGGTCGTCGCCGGCGCGCTGGACCGGGCCGGCCTGCGGCGGGACCAGATCCGCGCGCTCGGCATCACCAACCAGCGCGAGACGACCGTGCTGTGGGATCGCCATACCGGGGTCCCGGTGCACAACGCCATCGTGTGGCAGGACACCCGCACCGACGCGCTGTGTCGCGAACTGGGCGGCAACGTCGGCCAGGACCGCTTCCGGGTGGAGACCGGACTCCCGCTGGCGAGCTACTTCGCCGGCCCCAAGATCCGCTGGCTCCTCGACCACGTCGAGGGGCTGCGGGAGCGGGCCGAACGCGGCGACATCCTGTTCGGCACGATGGAGTCGTGGGTGGTGTGGAACCTCACCGGCGGCCCGGACGGCGGGGTGCACGTCACGGACGTCACCAACGCCTCGCGCACGATGCTGATGAACCTGGAGACGCTGGACTGGGACGACCGGATCCTGCGCGCGATGGACGTGCCGCGCTCGGTGCTGGCCGAGATCCGCTCCTCCGCCGAGGTGTACGGCACCGCGAAGGGCGTTCTGGAGGGCGTGCCCGTCGCCTCCGCGCTCGGCGACCAGCAGGCCGCGCTGTTCGGCCAGACCTGCTTCGAACCCGGCGAGGCCAAGAGCACCTACGGCACCGGGAGTTTCCTGCTGATCAACACGGGGCCGCGGATCGTGCAGTCGCACCACGGGCTGCTCAGCACGGTCGGCTACCGGCTGGGCAAGGACGCCCCCGTCTACGCGCTCGAAGGCTCGATCGCGGTCACCGGCTCTCTGGTGCAGTGGATGCGCGACCAGATGGGGCTGATCGCCACCGCGGCGGAGATCGAGACGCTGGCGCTGACCGTGGAGGACAACGGCGGCGCCTACTTCGTACCCGCCTTCTCCGGGCTGTTCGCGCCGTACTGGCGCTCGGACGCGCGCGGGGTGATCGCGGGGCTGACCGCCTACGTGAACAAGGGGCACATCGCCCGCGCCGTCCTGGAGGCTACCGCGTGGCAGACCCGGGAGGTGGTGGACGCGATGGAGCGCGACTCGGGCGTCGAGTTGGCCACGCTCAAGGTGGACGGCGGGATGACCGCCAACAACCTGCTCATGCAGACCATCGCGGACGTGCTCGACGCTCCCGTCGCCCGCCCGTTCGTGGCCGAGACCACCGCGCTCGGCGCCGCGTACGCCGCCGGCCTCGCGGTCGGCTACTGGCCCGACCTCGACTCGCTGCGGGCGAACTGGCACCGCGCGGCGGAGTGGACCTCGCGGATGGACGAGGCCACGCGCGAGCGCGGCTACCGCAACTGGCGCAAGGCGGTGGACCGGACGATGGACTGGGTCGAGGAGTCGGACGCCCGTCCCGGCAGGTCGTGA
- a CDS encoding PHP domain-containing protein, whose protein sequence is MPPHHTTPSAPDPVAALDRIAFLLERDQAPTYRVKAFRTASAVIAELDPAELRTRVARHTLGELKGIGPKTADVIEQAQAGRVPGYLADLEARPSPLPTAGAALLAAQRGDCHMHSDWSDGGSPIDVMARTARDLGHEWSVLTDHSPRLTVARGLTADRLRAQLDVVAELATELAPFRLLTGIECDILDDGSLDQEPELLARLDVVVASVHSKLRMDAPAMTHRLLTAVRNPRVNVLGHCTGRLIQGKGRPESTFDAEAVFAACAESDTAVEINCRPERRDPPTRLIHRALAAGVYFSIDTDAHAPGQLDWQAHGCARAEECEVPAERVITTWPVDRLLAWTRPAGD, encoded by the coding sequence ATGCCCCCACACCACACGACCCCATCCGCGCCGGACCCCGTGGCCGCGCTGGATCGCATCGCCTTCCTCCTCGAACGCGACCAGGCGCCCACGTACCGGGTCAAGGCCTTCCGCACCGCGTCCGCGGTGATCGCCGAACTCGATCCGGCGGAGCTGCGCACCCGGGTCGCCCGACACACGCTGGGCGAGCTCAAGGGCATCGGCCCCAAGACGGCGGACGTGATCGAGCAGGCGCAGGCCGGCCGCGTCCCGGGCTATCTCGCCGACCTGGAGGCCCGTCCGTCGCCGCTGCCCACCGCCGGCGCCGCGCTGCTCGCCGCCCAACGCGGCGATTGCCACATGCACTCGGACTGGTCCGACGGCGGCAGCCCGATCGACGTGATGGCCCGTACCGCACGGGACCTGGGCCACGAGTGGAGCGTGCTCACCGACCACTCGCCCCGGCTGACCGTGGCCCGGGGGCTGACCGCGGACCGGCTGCGCGCGCAACTCGACGTGGTCGCCGAACTCGCCACCGAACTGGCCCCGTTCCGCCTGCTCACCGGCATCGAGTGCGACATCCTCGACGACGGTTCGCTGGACCAGGAACCCGAACTCCTGGCCCGCCTCGACGTGGTCGTCGCCTCGGTGCACTCCAAACTGCGCATGGACGCCCCCGCGATGACCCACCGCCTGCTGACCGCCGTCCGCAACCCCCGGGTGAACGTGCTGGGGCACTGTACGGGCCGGCTCATCCAGGGCAAGGGCCGCCCGGAGTCCACCTTCGACGCCGAGGCGGTGTTCGCGGCCTGTGCCGAGTCGGACACCGCCGTGGAGATCAACTGCCGCCCCGAACGCCGGGACCCCCCGACCCGACTGATCCACCGCGCGCTGGCCGCGGGCGTGTACTTCTCCATCGACACCGACGCTCACGCCCCCGGCCAACTCGACTGGCAGGCGCACGGCTGCGCCCGGGCCGAGGAGTGCGAGGTACCGGCGGAACGGGTGATCACCACATGGCCGGTGGACCGACTGCTCGCCTGGACGCGCCCGGCGGGGGACTGA
- a CDS encoding CAP domain-containing protein gives MRGNRPPSQSITDAEAMSPELLNIERAKVGLPPLRASADPGAFARTRAEHMRRNGFAHSARGANSLVTGRHTAVAGNIVMWGDPAPAARRAAEKFQDMRRHSPGHHRNRTDPAHTEAGIGIFHDESGGWGVHEFADG, from the coding sequence GTGCGCGGCAACCGCCCGCCCTCGCAGTCGATCACCGACGCCGAGGCGATGTCGCCGGAACTGCTCAACATCGAACGGGCGAAGGTCGGCCTGCCGCCGCTGCGCGCGAGCGCCGACCCGGGCGCCTTCGCCCGCACCCGGGCCGAGCACATGCGCCGCAACGGCTTCGCCCATTCAGCTCGCGGGGCCAACTCGCTGGTCACCGGCCGGCATACCGCGGTGGCCGGGAACATCGTCATGTGGGGCGACCCGGCCCCGGCCGCCCGCCGGGCGGCCGAGAAGTTCCAGGACATGCGGCGGCACAGCCCCGGCCACCACCGCAACCGGACCGACCCCGCGCACACCGAGGCGGGCATCGGCATCTTCCACGACGAGAGCGGCGGGTGGGGCGTGCACGAGTTCGCCGACGGCTGA
- a CDS encoding IclR family transcriptional regulator, translating into MPGPIQSLERAAAILRLLAGGERRFGLSEVATTLGLAKGTAHGILRTLHQEGFVEQDPKSGKYQLGAELLRLSSSYLDVHELRARALVWADDLARGTGESVRIGVLHKGGVLVIHHVFRPDDSRQVLEIGAMLPLHSTAWGKVLLALDPAARAELDETDAVAFTARTITDPAAMDAESVTVRERGWAGDVEESVLGLAGIAAPIRDRRGTPVGAVGISGAVERIVADGAPRPTLVAAVRDAARAISRDLGASFPY; encoded by the coding sequence ATGCCCGGTCCCATCCAGTCGCTGGAACGCGCAGCGGCGATCCTGCGGTTGCTCGCCGGCGGCGAACGGCGCTTCGGCCTGAGCGAGGTCGCGACCACGCTGGGGCTGGCGAAGGGCACCGCGCACGGCATCCTGCGCACGCTCCACCAGGAGGGGTTCGTGGAGCAGGACCCCAAGAGCGGCAAGTACCAGCTCGGCGCCGAACTGCTGCGGCTGAGCAGTTCCTACCTGGACGTGCACGAGTTGCGCGCCCGGGCCCTGGTCTGGGCGGACGATCTGGCCCGCGGCACCGGGGAGAGTGTGCGCATCGGCGTGTTGCACAAGGGCGGCGTGCTGGTGATCCACCACGTCTTCCGGCCGGACGACAGCCGCCAGGTGCTGGAGATAGGCGCCATGCTGCCGCTGCATTCCACCGCGTGGGGCAAGGTTCTGCTCGCCCTCGATCCGGCCGCGCGCGCGGAGTTGGACGAGACCGACGCGGTCGCCTTCACCGCCCGCACGATCACCGACCCGGCCGCGATGGACGCGGAGAGCGTCACGGTGCGCGAACGCGGTTGGGCGGGCGACGTCGAGGAGTCGGTCCTGGGCCTGGCCGGCATCGCCGCCCCGATCCGCGACCGACGCGGCACCCCGGTGGGCGCGGTGGGCATCAGCGGCGCCGTCGAGCGCATCGTCGCCGACGGCGCCCCGCGACCCACCCTCGTCGCCGCGGTCCGCGACGCGGCGCGCGCCATCTCGCGCGACCTCGGCGCGTCCTTCCCCTACTGA
- a CDS encoding DoxX family protein: MFLSLPARLVRRTRLSVRKDVGLLALRVGTGGVLFAHGAQKLFGWFGGHGLSGTGSAMEGMGFRPGRQSALAAGLGEAGGGVLLALGLATPAAGAAAAGAMAGAVSVHAPAGFFAQSGGFEYPAFLGFVAAGIGLAGPGRFSVDHATCHVLDRPWVVGLAFTGSAAAAAAVIGRRQAATREQGDADSGSDADAGE; the protein is encoded by the coding sequence ATGTTCCTGTCGCTCCCCGCCCGGCTGGTGAGGCGTACCCGGCTGTCGGTTCGCAAGGACGTAGGCCTGCTGGCGCTGCGCGTCGGCACCGGCGGTGTCCTGTTCGCGCACGGCGCGCAGAAGTTGTTCGGCTGGTTCGGCGGTCACGGTCTGAGCGGCACCGGCTCGGCGATGGAAGGCATGGGCTTTCGCCCGGGTCGGCAGAGCGCGCTGGCGGCCGGGCTGGGCGAGGCCGGCGGCGGTGTACTGCTCGCGCTCGGCCTGGCCACCCCGGCGGCCGGGGCGGCGGCGGCCGGCGCGATGGCCGGCGCGGTCTCGGTGCACGCGCCCGCCGGGTTCTTCGCCCAGTCGGGCGGCTTCGAGTATCCGGCCTTCCTGGGCTTCGTCGCGGCCGGGATCGGGCTCGCCGGGCCCGGGCGGTTCTCCGTCGACCACGCGACCTGCCACGTGCTGGACCGGCCGTGGGTGGTGGGCCTCGCGTTCACCGGCAGCGCCGCGGCGGCGGCCGCGGTGATCGGGCGGCGCCAGGCGGCCACCCGGGAGCAGGGCGACGCGGATTCCGGGTCGGACGCGGACGCGGGGGAGTAG
- a CDS encoding MIP/aquaporin family protein has product MTNGDIFVGETLGTSILVLLGVGVCAAVTLNRSKAQHAGWLAITFGWGFAVLAGAYASVSLSGAHLNPAVTLGIAVKTGEWDKVPLYLAGQFTGAVIGAVLAWATYLGQFREHGEPVLGVFATSPEIRHPIQNVITETIATMVLVIVILTQGLTDGLALSGTGVLITALLVVGIGLSLGGPTGYAINPVRDLGPRLAHSFLPIPGKGGSDWSYAWVPVVGPTLGGLAAGGLYRLAF; this is encoded by the coding sequence ATGACGAACGGCGACATCTTCGTCGGCGAGACCTTGGGTACATCCATTCTGGTGCTGCTGGGCGTCGGCGTGTGCGCCGCGGTGACGCTCAACCGGTCCAAGGCACAGCACGCCGGCTGGTTGGCGATCACCTTCGGCTGGGGCTTCGCGGTTCTGGCCGGCGCGTATGCGAGCGTGTCCCTGTCCGGTGCGCATCTCAATCCCGCGGTCACGCTCGGGATCGCGGTCAAGACGGGGGAGTGGGACAAGGTGCCGCTGTATCTGGCCGGGCAGTTCACCGGGGCGGTGATCGGCGCCGTGCTGGCCTGGGCGACCTACCTCGGGCAGTTCCGCGAACACGGCGAGCCGGTACTCGGGGTGTTCGCCACCTCGCCGGAGATCCGCCACCCGATCCAGAACGTGATCACCGAGACGATCGCCACCATGGTGCTGGTCATCGTCATCCTCACCCAGGGCCTGACCGACGGGCTCGCGCTGTCCGGCACCGGCGTACTGATCACCGCGCTCCTGGTGGTCGGCATCGGGCTGTCCCTGGGCGGCCCGACCGGCTACGCGATCAACCCGGTCCGCGACCTCGGGCCGCGCCTGGCCCACTCGTTCCTGCCGATCCCCGGCAAGGGCGGCTCGGACTGGTCCTACGCGTGGGTGCCGGTGGTCGGCCCGACGCTGGGCGGGCTCGCGGCCGGCGGCCTGTACCGTCTCGCCTTCTGA
- a CDS encoding DUF1059 domain-containing protein, whose product MRKVVDCRDFPSESNCTLTIAGKEEEVVVAAAQHAQAVHGHTDNPELREEIRKSLKDEEPGR is encoded by the coding sequence ATGCGCAAGGTCGTCGACTGCCGGGACTTCCCCAGCGAATCGAATTGCACTCTCACCATCGCCGGCAAGGAAGAAGAGGTCGTCGTGGCCGCCGCCCAGCACGCCCAGGCGGTGCACGGCCACACCGACAATCCCGAACTCCGCGAGGAGATCCGCAAGTCCCTCAAGGACGAGGAACCCGGCCGCTGA
- a CDS encoding alpha/beta hydrolase, whose amino-acid sequence MVHEAGPTIGRRSILGAAIPAAALLFAGGVVRARPARARSGGADPSVPGRLRLPAPTGPHPVGTTTLYLVDRSRTDPWEPIAVREVMVTVYYPARGVAGRTLAPQLPAAAAREFAEAGPLSHPQLPSTGVDWAATRTHSHVDAPAQTTRRPVLLYSPGGGDPRGMGTALAEELAGRGYVVVAMDHPGDAAVVEFPVDLTGRDRVRWTVFRFDPRNDPTIADTMIDTRIADTKFVLDQVTVLAAGGNPDPTGRPLPADLHRVLDPRRVGVYGHSAGGTTAAETMAEDHRISAAINMEGYLDHPPRVPGRVGELYPIARDGADRPLLLIDTDGFPEHAVLERSWSALIAHSRHRVSRLRMRSAAHAVFTDYAAIAPRLVASGLMRPADRDTLIGAIAPTRSIPTVRRYVHGFFARHLPTH is encoded by the coding sequence ATGGTGCACGAAGCAGGTCCCACGATCGGTCGGCGAAGCATCCTCGGGGCGGCGATACCGGCCGCCGCGCTGCTCTTCGCGGGCGGCGTGGTCCGGGCCCGACCCGCGCGGGCACGGTCGGGCGGCGCGGACCCGTCGGTGCCCGGCCGGCTGCGACTGCCCGCGCCGACCGGCCCGCACCCGGTCGGCACCACCACGCTGTATCTGGTCGACCGGTCCCGGACCGACCCGTGGGAGCCGATCGCGGTCCGGGAGGTGATGGTCACCGTGTACTACCCGGCGCGCGGAGTGGCCGGTCGGACCCTCGCGCCGCAGCTGCCCGCGGCCGCCGCGCGGGAGTTCGCCGAGGCGGGTCCGCTGAGCCATCCGCAGTTGCCGTCGACGGGGGTGGACTGGGCGGCCACCCGCACCCACTCCCACGTCGACGCGCCCGCGCAGACCACGCGGCGTCCCGTGCTGCTGTACAGCCCCGGCGGCGGCGATCCGCGCGGGATGGGTACCGCGCTCGCCGAGGAACTGGCCGGCCGGGGCTACGTGGTGGTGGCCATGGATCATCCGGGGGACGCCGCGGTGGTCGAGTTCCCGGTCGACCTGACGGGGCGGGACCGGGTGCGGTGGACGGTGTTCCGGTTCGACCCCCGCAACGATCCCACGATCGCCGACACGATGATCGACACGCGGATCGCGGACACGAAGTTCGTCCTGGACCAGGTGACGGTGCTTGCCGCCGGCGGCAACCCGGACCCGACCGGACGCCCGCTCCCGGCGGATCTGCACCGGGTGTTGGATCCGCGACGGGTGGGTGTGTACGGCCACTCGGCGGGCGGCACCACCGCGGCCGAGACGATGGCCGAGGATCACCGCATCTCGGCCGCGATCAACATGGAGGGCTATCTGGACCACCCGCCCCGGGTGCCCGGACGGGTGGGCGAGTTGTACCCGATCGCCCGCGACGGGGCCGATCGGCCGCTGTTGCTGATCGACACCGACGGCTTCCCGGAGCACGCCGTGTTGGAGCGTTCCTGGTCGGCGCTGATCGCCCACTCCCGCCATCGGGTTTCCCGGCTGCGGATGCGGTCGGCCGCGCACGCGGTGTTCACCGACTACGCGGCCATCGCACCCCGGTTGGTGGCGTCGGGTCTGATGAGGCCGGCCGACCGCGACACGCTGATCGGCGCGATCGCCCCGACCCGCTCGATCCCCACGGTCCGCCGATACGTGCACGGGTTCTTCGCCCGACACCTGCCGACACACTGA
- a CDS encoding MFS transporter, whose translation MTTAAPATRSHPQTAPTPGRISHRAAFWTLAAILFAFMCAAAAPSPLYVVYQSRWHFSATTLTVVFALYALALLIALMVVGALSDHVGRRPVLIAALAAEAVAMALFVVADGVPWLLAARAVQGLATGAATGAISAGVMDLQSGRRPGLATLVNSAGPGIGLGAGALGSGLLVEYAPAPRALVFVILGVLFLIGIVAVAVTPETARPHPGALASLRPRVGVPAGARGRFLAVVPTLVATWAVAGLYLSLGPSLAAGILGVRSHLIGGLVVFALMIATATASIVLGGRGSPVLMTGGSLTLAFGLGITLVALHTGSVALFFVGTVIAGLGFGSAFLGAFGILAGLAEPSRRAELFATVYTVNYLAFSLPAVAAGMAVSPLGLSRTADIYASAVIAIALASALGSIMTRKARETS comes from the coding sequence GTGACAACCGCCGCACCCGCGACCCGGTCGCACCCACAGACCGCTCCGACACCCGGGCGCATATCCCACCGCGCCGCGTTCTGGACGCTCGCCGCAATCCTGTTCGCGTTCATGTGCGCCGCGGCGGCACCGTCCCCGCTCTACGTCGTCTACCAATCCCGATGGCACTTCTCCGCGACCACCCTGACCGTGGTCTTCGCGCTCTACGCGCTGGCGCTGCTGATCGCGCTGATGGTGGTCGGCGCACTGTCCGACCACGTCGGCCGCCGCCCGGTACTGATCGCCGCGCTCGCCGCCGAGGCCGTCGCGATGGCGCTGTTCGTGGTCGCCGACGGAGTCCCGTGGCTGCTCGCCGCCCGCGCGGTACAGGGCCTGGCCACCGGCGCGGCCACGGGCGCGATCAGCGCCGGCGTGATGGACCTCCAGTCCGGCCGCCGCCCGGGTCTGGCCACCCTGGTCAACAGCGCGGGCCCCGGCATCGGGCTCGGCGCCGGCGCCCTCGGCTCGGGCCTGCTGGTGGAGTACGCCCCCGCGCCTCGCGCACTGGTCTTCGTGATCCTCGGTGTGCTGTTCCTGATCGGCATCGTCGCCGTCGCGGTGACGCCGGAGACCGCCCGGCCGCACCCCGGCGCGCTGGCCTCGCTGCGCCCCCGGGTCGGCGTCCCGGCCGGTGCCCGGGGCCGGTTCCTCGCCGTCGTCCCGACCCTGGTCGCCACCTGGGCGGTCGCCGGCCTGTACCTGTCCCTCGGCCCGTCGCTCGCCGCTGGCATCCTGGGCGTGCGCAGCCACCTGATCGGCGGCCTGGTCGTCTTCGCCCTGATGATCGCGACCGCGACCGCGTCGATCGTGCTCGGCGGCCGCGGCTCACCCGTCCTGATGACCGGCGGCTCGCTGACCCTCGCATTCGGCCTCGGGATCACCCTGGTCGCCCTGCACACCGGCTCCGTGGCGCTGTTCTTCGTCGGCACCGTGATCGCGGGCCTCGGCTTCGGCAGCGCCTTCCTCGGCGCCTTCGGAATCCTCGCCGGACTGGCCGAACCGAGCCGCCGGGCCGAGTTGTTCGCCACCGTGTACACGGTCAACTACCTGGCCTTCAGCCTCCCGGCCGTGGCCGCCGGCATGGCGGTGTCCCCGCTCGGCCTGAGCCGCACCGCCGACATCTACGCGAGCGCCGTGATCGCCATCGCCCTGGCCTCCGCGCTTGGCTCGATCATGACCCGAAAAGCCCGCGAAACGTCCTAA